The following are encoded in a window of Impatiens glandulifera chromosome 5, dImpGla2.1, whole genome shotgun sequence genomic DNA:
- the LOC124940312 gene encoding dehydration-responsive element-binding protein 1E-like codes for MDIFSYNYHDLSSQSSSSLSPLSEITGDANFSDEDEILLACTYPKKRAGRKKFRETRHPIYRGIRRRDSGKWVCEVREPNKKTRIWLGTFPTADMAARAHDVAALALRGRSACLNFADSATRLRVPMSTDSKDIQRAAAEAAEEFRPSMLVKSSVIDEDVVPNVGMTEMTRFFADMAEQPMLSPPHQHVDAYFNDDDVDFNHDLTLWYY; via the coding sequence ATGGATATTTTCTCATATAACTATCATGATTTGTCCAgtcaatcatcatcatcattatctcCTCTATCAGAAATCACCGGCGACGCCAATTTCTCCGACGAAGATGAGATTCTTTTGGCTTGTACTTATCCAAAGAAACGAGCAGGGAGGAAGAAATTCCGTGAGACTCGTCATCCCATTTACCGAGGCATTAGGCGGAGGGATTCGGGGAAATGGGTTTGCGAGGTCCGAGAACCAAACAAGAAGACGAGGATCTGGCTCGGGACTTTTCCGACAGCTGACATGGCAGCAAGGGCGCATGACGTGGCGGCACTTGCCCTGAGAGGTCGTTCGGCTTGTTTGAATTTTGCTGACTCAGCTACTAGGCTGAGAGTGCCGATGTCAACCGATTCGAAAGATATCCAAAGGGCTGCGGCGGAGGCGGCGGAGGAATTCCGGCCGTCAATGTTGGTGAAAAGTAGTGTAATTGATGAGGATGTTGTCCCTAATGTGGGAATGACGGAGATGACTAGATTCTTTGCTGACATGGCAGAACAGCCGATGTTATCGCCACCTCATCAACATGTAGATGCTTATTTTAATGATGATGACGTGGACTTCAATCACGACCTCACATTGTGGTATTATTGA
- the LOC124937546 gene encoding 54S ribosomal protein L37, mitochondrial-like gives MDMVSMKCIKQMRTVIPMRETVGMVWCRMFSAGSKKKGGKGAASADAPKVSILSKEVKSSTTIGCNTLKEGSDPKVMADSEYPDWLWSLLDKRTALSELKRKKVEDLPFEDLKRFAKLDNRARIKENNSAKAKS, from the coding sequence ATGGATATGGTGTCTATGAAATGCATTAAGCAAATGAGGACCGTTATTCCTATGAGGGAGACGGTTGGAATGGTTTGGTGCAGAATGTTTTCAGCTGGAAGCAAAAAGAAAGGCGGGAAAGGTGCTGCTTCTGCTGATGCTCCAAAAGTATCGATATTAAGCAAAGAAGTCAAGTCAAGCACCACCATAGGTTGTAATACTCTCAAGGAGGGATCAGATCCGAAAGTCATGGCTGATTCGGAATACCCTGATTGGTTGTGGAGTTTGCTTGACAAAAGGACTGCATTAAGTGAACTGAAGAGGAAGAAAGTGGAAGATCTTCCATTTGAAGACCTAAAACGCTTTGCTAAGCTGGATAACCGAGCCAGGATTAAGGAGAACAACTCTGCAAAGGCTAAGAGCTAG